The DNA region CTCGAAGCTTCCTTCATAACTCGaaattaaataataaataaatagtaAAACAATTACTAGCCCCTTTCATGCTCATGTCACGACGAGGTACTGCATGAAAAATAAACAGCAAAATCCGACCCAATTTATCGTAATCTATTAATTTAACCAATTCAGCTCCAGAGGAGTCACTATTGGCAGAGCAGTGCAAACGAGCATAATCATCAAAGATTGATAATCCAACATTGCAGATATACTTAGAGATGCCACAACTATCAAAAGAAAGATATTATTCTACAAGAACATATGTACAGTTCTTACCAGCAGAATACTCATTTGAAAGGTTCTCAATGGCATTCAAAAACTGATTGTTTGGCTCTTCTTCTATCTCTCTAATACAATCATGCCTGTAGCAAGGAACCAGCACAGCAAAACTgtcatcatcctcatcatcattcTGGAAATCAGGGGCATGTGGTTCTAGCCACCCGATCGACCAGTCAGAGTCATCGGATTCCGAACCTGATAAACAACCACCATCTGACGGTACCAAAACTACATCATATTTCTTATCAAATCTATTCCTTTCTTCTCTACTTTTCCATTTCCTCTTCACTTTCCCAGTACTAGTTGAAGCTAGATTAGCTCCCCCCACTGACTTAAACTTCAAGTCAAATCCAAAGTCTTGTTGCAAGGGATTCATTGAAGAAGAACCATTAGACACTGGTTCCTTCTCTTTCCCATCCCACCACCACCATGACAAACGAGTCAAAGAAACTGACATTTAAGGGATTCTAGAAATGATCAAATATGAGCAAATTTCAGTAAAGATTCAACCTTTAAGCTCTGAAATTGAAGGAAATAAATCAAGAAACTCTCATTTCCTCCAAAAGGGATTCTAGAAATGATCAAATATGAGCAAGTTTCACAAGAAAGATTCAATCTTTAAGCTCTGAAATTGAAGGAAATAAATCAAGAAACTGTCATTTCATCCAAAAGGGATTAGAGAAATGATCAAATATCAGCAAACTTCACAATAAAGATTCAACCTTTAAGCTCTAGAATTGAAGAAACTGAGAGTGGATTGAAGGAAATAAATCAAGAAACTGCCATTTTATCCAAAAGGGGTTCTAGAAATGATCAAATATGAGCAGATTTCAcaataaagactcaatctttaaGCTCTGAAATTGGAGAAAACTGAGTGGATTGAAggaaataaatcaagaaacaGCCATTTCATCCAAAAGGGGTTCTAGAAATGATCAAAGTTGAACAAAGTTCACCAAAAAGGTTCTAACTTTAAGCTCTGAAACTGATAGTGGATTAAAGGAATTAAATCAAGAACTCAAATTCAAATAAAAATTCAACAAATGTTTAATCCATTAGTAGAACAAAAACTCAGAGCAAAAA from Lycium barbarum isolate Lr01 chromosome 10, ASM1917538v2, whole genome shotgun sequence includes:
- the LOC132614222 gene encoding uncharacterized protein LOC132614222: MSVSLTRLSWWWWDGKEKEPVSNGSSSMNPLQQDFGFDLKFKSVGGANLASTSTGKVKRKWKSREERNRFDKKYDVVLVPSDGGCLSGSESDDSDWSIGWLEPHAPDFQNDDEDDDSFAVLVPCYRHDCIREIEEEPNNQFLNAIENLSNEYSAEGKKYMEQWLSSLQKF